Part of the Candidatus Chlorohelix allophototropha genome, ATCCCCCGCTTTTCACAAGAATTGCACGGGTAATGGTGAGCGTGCTTGGCAGGCGTATGGTGAAAACAGTACCTACTCCCCGCTCCGATTCAACTTCGATGATGCCTTTTAGCGCCGCTACATTAGCCTGTACTACATCGAGACCGATACCACGTCCTGAAATTTCGCTGATTGTTACGGAAGTGCTGAAACCGGGTATGAACATTAGGTTATAAATTTCCGAGAGGGTCGGGTTTGAATCTGGTCTTAACAAACCTTTTTCCATACCTCGGAGAAGGAACATTTCAGTGTCAATACCTGCGCCATCGTCGCGTATTTCAATTACTACTTGAGTACCCTCGGTGCGTGCCGTAAAAGTCACCGTACCTTGACGCGGTTTATCCAGCGCTTCCCGCTCCTCCGGCATTTCAATCCCATGATCTACTGCATTTCGTATCAGGTGTAAAAGTGGATCCCCGATTTCTTCAATGATTGTTTTATCAACCATTGTAGTATCGCCTGAAACTAGGAATTGCACTTCTTTGCCCTCTCCTGCCGCTACTGTTCGAGCGGTTCGGTACAAGCGTGGCGTAAGAGTGGAGAGAGGAACGAGGCGGATTTTCACCAATTTATCTTGCAAATCGTCGGTGATGCGCCCTTGTTGCATAGTCAGGTTTTCGAGGTCGTTACGCAGCGTTTCAAGGTCTCTTTGCATTGTGGAAAGGTCGGAGACAGTTTCAGTCATTTGGCGAGAAAACTGGTGGAACTCGGTATAGCGATCCATTTCCAGCGTATCAAATTCTTCGCCGTAAGCATCGGGTGCAAATCTGTTGCCATAACCGGAAAATTCGGGTATAGCGGTTGCACTTCCGGTTGAAACACCGGCGCTTTTCAATAGTTCTACTTCATAGCGGGTTTCAAGCTCACGAGTAAGTCGCTGCAAACGTTTAAGCGAAAGGTTTAATTCTTCTACTACCCGGTTATATACCTGAGAATTTTGTTCTAGCACGGTGCGGTTGATAACCAATTCGCCTACTTGGTTCAGCATTTCATTTAGCCGTTTAATCGGGACGCGCACCTCAATTTCCACATCTAGCGGACCAGAAACAGGAATTCGTGTTTCTTCCGGTTGAACCGTTTGCTCAACCTCTAGCGCCGCTATTTCCTCATCTCTTACGGCATGTAGCGTCGGTATCTCAAATTCAGCAGTTGCTTGTGTCTGTGCTCCCTTAAATATAAATGCGCCCCCCTTGGATTCTTCTTCTTCCTCGCCGATAATGGCGGCATAGCGCGGGCGTAATTCATTAAGAGTAGCAGGGTTTTCCGGGCGACCTCGTTCGAGACCGCGGGCGGTGTTATCAATATAGTTAAAGGTAACGAATAAAAGCTCAACTGTCTCCTTATTGACTTCCATTAAGCCGTCATAAAGGCGATCCAGCAAGTCCTCCATTAGATGAGAGGTTTGGCTGATTACGGTGAAACCAACCATTGCTGCTGACCCTTTAAGGGTGTGGGCAGTACGTCGGATTTCCCGAATGATTTCCCGGTTGGTAGGTTCTTTTTCGAGTCGTCCGAGGTAGAGATCAAGGTTCTGAATATGTTCACGCGCCTCCCCGGCAAAAACTTCTGCCAGTTCGGTGTCTAATTCAACTCCAGAAGGAGGTGTTGCCGTTGCAGTGCTTCTTTCATTGCCAAAACGGGCAATCGGAGAGTTAGTTATTTCTGATTCAAGCTGAATATTTGCTAGTTCTGATTCAGCTTCTAGGGCAAATATTTCTTCATCGCCTTGTGGGATAGGCGTAGGTGTAAAGGCTGATGCTGCATTGCGGTGTGGTTCAAGCAAAAAATTAAGATCGGCTACGGCGCTACGCAACATTTCGCCTATTTCCGGGCTTGTCGGCAAATTTCCGTTCTCAACCGCACCGCTAATTTCTTCGATGATAGTTATCTGGTCGGCAATTTTCGCTAAACCCATCATCTCAGCCGCTTTACGTAGCATTGCAGAAGTTTGGTTCAATTGTGAGGCAGTGCCATCAATGTGACTTTGCTCCCCAAAATTTTGGGTTAATTGGCTGATTCTGTCAATATCACCTTGCGCTTCTGCTAAAAATATCGGACCCGGTTCAAAACCAAACCCGGTAGTATCCATTGCTTCCAGCGCCGCTATATCCTCTTCGCTTAAATCGCCCAAGTCTCCGATTTGTCCCTGCCGCAGTTGTTGAAGGGCAGCCTCTACTGCTTCTACTTCATGAAAACTCATCCCAATGAGTTTTTCTTCTGGGGCAGGTTCGATATCGGCGGCTTCCAGTTCGGTGAATAGCTGTGAGGCTTCGTGGAAATCAGCAAGTTTTTCCTCACTACCAAGCGGAGGCACTGCATTGATCTCACCGAGGTGGCTAATATCATTGAATTCGCGTGAAGCCAATTCTTTGTCAATCGAGACCAGCAGTTCATCATCATTAACTACCAGTTCGGAGGGTAACATAGCTCCTACAACATCGTTTGGGTTACCTTCAAGATGCGGCAAAATTTGCTCTTGTAGCTGATTGACCTGTTCTTCTACATTGTTGGCGCTTAGAATTTCTTCAATTTCGTGGAAATCATCAATTGAGGTGATTTCATCTTCGGCGCTTTCAGGAGTGTTATCCATCCAAGCAGGAGGAATCGAATCGAGTTGATGTGGTGGGGTATGGTTATAACCGCCGGAGGTTATATCACGAATCCTCCTATCCATTTCATCCTGTAGTTCATCAAGTTCCATAGGTATTTGATCTGGTTCAAAAACTACATCAAATGACGATTGAGAAGGGATATAAATGGGTGTTGGATAAGGCAATATATTATCTGCTATTGCAGGTGGCGGTACAGGAATATTTTCTTCGAAATCGTTGAATATTACATCATATAAAGGTGAACTGGTCCAATCGATTGAATTAGGCTGTAAAACAGGGTCGGCGTTGTGCTTGCTTTTAGGGTGTTCTGTATTAAAACCAAAACCCAGTGAAATATTCGACAAGTCCGGTAGCGGTTCTGAATTATCCCCTTCAGGTGTATCCTTTATTTGGCTAAATTCCAAAATCAAATCGTCCAGAGTTTCGCGCTGTCTCGTTCGAGAGGAATTTGTTAAAGGAGGGGAAGCAGGTGTAATAGGTGGTTCCCACGTCGGAGAAAAGGTTGGCATCTCATCAAAAACGTCCCATTCGAGTGGCGCGGACGCTGACGCTGGAGTTGGCTCTGGTGTTTCGCTGCTAAGTTCTTGGCGTTTGCTATCTATCAGATTTGCCAAGTTTTGCACTCGACTGAGCATTTGCTGACTCAACTCTGTTCGATAACGCGATTTTTTTTCGATAAAAGGCAGTAAAGCTTGTTCTAATTCCCAACCTATCCGCCGCATTTCCTCCATTTCCAGCATTGAAGCTGACCCTTTGATGCTATGGGCAAGGCGATACGCTTCATCCAAACTCTCCCTATCATTTGGATTCTTGTCTAACGCCTTGAAGTGGCGCTGCAATTGCGGTATATATTCACTTACCTCATCCAGGAAGGATAAGACGATTTCGGCTTCGAATTCCATATAGTTTATTATCCCATCGCCTGTGGTGGTTCAACAGGAGTTTTGTTTGCACCCACCTCATCAAATATGGAATCGAAGAAGTCAGATTCATCGGTAAGCAAAGAAGAAAGGTCTATATCACCATTGTCGTTGAGATGAGAGAATCCTGCTGGATTGGAAATTTCGAGCGGTTTCCCGTTAGTTTGCGCGACTGGTACTAGCGGTGGCGCGAAAGTAGGGGCGGGTAATTCGTCCTGAGTTTGTGCGTGTGGTGCGTAAAGATTTAAAGCATCAAAGGTAGGGGTATCTTCGGTAACTTTAAAGGCGGCAACAGAAGAGCGCAATTCCTGCGCGGTTTTCTCAACCATCTTCACTACTTCACCGGATTGGTGGCGCAAAGCGACTGCTTCTTGGGTGAGGCTGGAAATTTCGTTCATGCTTCGGGCAATATCATTGGAAGTACCGGCTTGTTGCACCGAGCTTTCCGAAATTGCAAAGCTCAAATTTGCCAGTTTACCTACTACTTCTTCAATCGCGATTAACGCTTTACCGGCTTCGTCCGCAATTCTAGAACCTTCTACTACTTCTGAAGTGCCTTCTTCCATTGCGACTACTGCGGCGGCAGTATCATCCTGAATGGATTTGACCAAGTGCGCAATTTCGCGGGCAGCGTTTGAACTACGCTGTGCCAAGCGGCGCACCTCTTCAGTGACCATAGAGAAGCCTTTCCCCTGTTCACCGGCGGTAGCAGCTTGGATAGCAGCGTTCAAAGCCAACATATTAGTTTGATCGGCTATGTCGTCAATTAATTTTACAATTTCACCGATTTGCTGAGAACTCTCACCTAGACGTTTGATTTTCTTAGCGGTTTCCTGCACGTTATTCCGAATACGGTTCATACTGCTAATAGTGCGTGTAACCGCTTCTTCGCCATATCCGGCATTAGCACGGGCTTCCTGCGCTACTTTTGCCGCATCATTGGCGGCTGCCGATACGCGCTGAATGGCGATGTTCATTTCATTGACGTTACCGGAAACGCTCATAACCCGGTTTGCTTGTCGGTCTGATACTCGATCAAGTCTTTGCGCATTTTCTACCATCAAGTTTACATAATCGTTGGTTTGACTGTTAGCGCGTTGGATGTTGATAATGGTTTTGCGCAATTCTTCAATCATCAGGTTGAAGGAGTCGGCAATTGCCCCGGTCATATCGGCGGTTACTTCGGCTTGAACCGTCAAGTCACCTTCTGCTACTGTGCTGATTTCTTCCAGCAAGCGGGTAATTTGTGATTGAAGTTGTTCTTTTTCCTCGCGGCTTTGAATCAGCGTCAGGGTGTTGTCAAACATCGCGTTAAGGGTAATGCTCAATTGCCCCAATTCATCTTGGTTGGTTACCGGCACACGGGCATCAAAATCGCCTATACCGATGCGTCCCAAAACTCGAATAATGCGACGGATTGGTTGGGTTAGCGTGTTAGCCAGAAAAAATGCGACGATAAGCAACAGAACCACTGCAATAATACCGAGAATAATTGAGGTGTTGGTAATATTATTGGCAGCAGCGGCGAAAGTGGAGTTTGGTACAAGTACGTAGTAACTCCATTGTTTTGAGCTAGTGCGCCCGTAAGCACCTTGATAATCGGCATTATTAAGCTTTATTTCAAAAAAGCGATTATTGGTATCAAAATTCTGGCTTTGTGACCTATCGAAAATCCCCTGAATAGTGTCTTGTTTATTGGCAAAATTGAAATCTTTGGGGAAACGGTTAGTGGCGAGAAGTTCCTGTGCGCTACCAGTACCACTGGCAGGAATAGCATAAAGGACAGAAAAGAGATACTTGGAATTGCCTAAGGCATCATCGGTTGAACGACTATCCGCAATACGTACTCCGCTACTATCTACTAGCATTGCAAAGCTACCCGGTCCGGCGGCTTCTTTATCGGCATTTACAATTTGCCAAATATCGTTAAGTGGTATTCGGGCAGCTACTATTCCAATTATCTGAGATGAGGCATCATGGACTGGGGCAGCAAAGGTAATGACTGCGTCTACTGTGCCACTTTTCTCATTGAAGTGTACGATTTGAGGGTCAGTAATAACTACTGTTTTTTTCTTACTAATAATATCTTGAAAGTAAGTCTGGTCGGAGATGTTGTTTGATTCCCCCGCACGCAAACCGCCTTCAGGTTCGGAGGTGATTTCGATTTGTCCAGTGGGGTTCGCCAATACCAGATAAGTATCCTGACCCATTAAAGGTGCGCGAGTTCTAATCAAGGTTACGGTATCACGCTGATCGCGGTTGTTCGGACCTAGCGCACTGCGGTCGGTTTGCGCAGTCTTCATAAAGTTAACGAGCGCATCGTTGATGGCTATTTGATCCATATCCCGCGCCCGTTCGAATAAATAATCGCTGACTGCATTGGTAGTATTACGACTAAGGTTTGAAAGGTTTCTTTGCGCTTCCTGTAAAAGACCTTGTCTTGCTTGTTGCTGGTTAATTATAGAAACCGGAATGAGGGCAGCAAGCGCAATAATGATGAAGGCAGCCAATAGCTTATAGAAGATAGACCAATCTTGAACACGAAATAACTTTTGCATTAATCTATATCTCCTTTGAGTCTGCCTAGAAAGGGAGACTAAGTTGCTGCACTCACTCGCTGTAAGGTCGGAGCAGTAATCAGGTTTTGAGCGTTTATCAGGGCTATTGTTGTATTGGTTTCTTGATCAGTATAGAACCCACTTAAAAAATCCCCAATTTTCCCATAGCTGTCTTTTACGGCTTGGGTTACAGGTAGGATTTGCTCAGGCTCTACAAATAGAATCCCATTTATATCTTCTACCAGTAATGCAGTTGACAGGTTATTAGCATACACCACTAGCAAGCGTGGTACTGCTCTACCAATAACAAAATCAATGGAAGAAAGGTTTGACGTATAACCGGTCTCAAGTTCGAGATATATTTTGAGGTTTACCACTGAAGTTATTACCCCACGTAGGCTGATAATACCTTCCAGCCAATCTGCGGTATTGGGGACGGGTGCGAGCGCTTCAGGATTAAACCTCAATACTTCCTGAAGCTGATTTATAGGCACACCATATTTATTACCGGCAAGGGTAAACAGCAAATATTGCACCGGCGCTGGTCCGGTTTCTTTGTATGAAAAACTTTCAGGGGAAGTGATACTGGTATCACCCATCTGGAAAGGATTTGTCATAGAACAAAACCCACATGTATATTTAGGATAACCGATAAAGGAAAGATTTATAGCAAGCGTTTAACTATTGCTACCAGTTCTTCACCTTTAAATGGTTTGGTTATATATTCGTTAGCGCCCTGTTTCATGCCCCAGAATTTATCACTTGCTTCACTTTTGGTGGTAAGCATTATAACTGGCAACTTTTCTTTCCCAAGGCGAGTACGAATCTCGCGACAAACCTGATAGCCGTTTTTTTTTGGCATTACTACATCTAGCACTACCAGATCGGGATTCTCTTTGACAATCTTATCAAGCGCATCATCTCCGTCCACAGCGGTAACGATATAATATCCCGCTTGTTGAAGCGGCAAACTCATCAAAGTACGCTCTGTGGGACTGTCATCAACTACTAATATTTTGTGCGGCATTCCGTTGTTTCCTCGCTAGTGTTATATGCGCCTAACAACGTCTTGCAGGAAAATTTCGTACATCTCTTGGGATTCAAAACGAACTGTTTCCCGACGGACGAAACCTACATAAGACTGGAAGCAACTGCGTATTACGGTACGCAAGGCTTTTGCGGCTTCCCGATAGAACTCTGAAGAGGCTCTTTCGCCTTCTCTTGAATAAACTTCATATCCCCGTAATAATTTTACTAGATTAATACGTCCGTTAGGGATGTCTATACTCAACATAAAATTGATGTAAGGAGCAAATTCATTTTGAAGGCCATGATTAATCATCTCTAGAACAACGCGCCGCCCATTGGCGCTCTCGGACAATGATAATACATCATTGACGAAACCTGCCAATAGTAAAAGGGCGGTATGCATTTCCACCCGTTCTTTCTTTTGTGCTTGTGTCCAAGTTGACTCCATCCGTGAAATAGCGGTAATCAAGCGCAATTGCCGCTCATCATCGTCTAGAGGCATAACCTGTTCGTGCATCGGCACATTGACAGCCAAAGGTTCAAAAGTTGGCTGTAACGGAGGTTGGGGAATCGGCGTATATTGAGTTGGTTCAGGTGGCGTCATAGTAGGCGCTGGCGGTACATTTATGGCAAATTTCTCAGTATGATTTGCTGTTGGTGCCCGCAATACAGTTTCAAGCGTAAGACCGGGTTCACTGATCGGTACAGTAGTATGCAAATCAAGATAGGCTTGTGGTTCGTTCAGAAACCGCTGGAGTAATTGCCCATCATTGGAGATTCGCGGGAAATTATCAGTCCAAAGCCCCATAATCGACCCTTCATAGAGCGGAATATAGGCGGTTTCTCCGGCTAACAGGCTGGACTTGCCATCAGACCCTATTGCTTTTGGCGACACATTGATTCTTACACAACCGGTATGATTCTCTTCGCCGAGCATTCGTAGCAATTCCTTGAAGCGCACGATGCGAACTTCAAGATGCGAATAGCGGGTAGGTGGAGTCAATAGTGCAATCGAGGCGCGCATTAATTCCATGCTTATTTCATAGAACCAATAAAAGCGAGCTGTACCACTGCCCTTTTGCTCAATGACCGCCCGGAAAGCTTTCTCACCGTCATGCATAATTGGGCCGGTCTGACCCCTCGCGTGGTAAAAGGCGTGGATAAAACGCCCATGGTACATTGCGATACCCACTGCCGGCAATCCATCAACTTCGGGCCCACCCAATACATAGCCGGTGAAGCCAATGCTGGCAAGACTTATCAACTCGCCTTCCAATTGAGGTCCGGTAGCTACCAGCGAATTGGACATTTGCTCGCCAAGGGGCAGACAAATATAGCGGGTACGGTAGAGACCATTTGAAGGGGGTTCATGGGCAAGCTGATTATCATCGGTGAGGGTAGGCGGCAGTTCAAATAATTCGGGGTTATTTTGGTTTATACCATTGCCAGAAGGGGGAGTTTTAAACTCTCTACTTGCTGAAACCTTAGACGCTTGTTCGTCGCTTGTTCCTAAATCTTTCAGGTCGAATGGAACCAAATCAGCCATGTAGTTGCCTGTTTCCAAATTAGGTAACGCGACTGAAATTGGCACTGACTGAGGTATTGCCGGCAATGACCCGGTTTGAGGTCGTCCCCCTCGGTTTGGGGCTTTGGCAAGGATTAAATCTATATCATCGTTGATACTGGCTTGGGCAGGAATTATTCCTTCAGTGAAGATATAAGTACCATTTCTCCAGTTCAATAGCTCACGGACAGCATCAATACCATTGATATCACCCCATTTGGCATGATAAAGCTGCCCAAAGAGGTAATATAGGTTAATTTTCTCATTTTGACGCTGGAAACCTAACTCACCGCTCAGCTTTTCTTTCTCAGCGGTACGTAGTAGGGTCGGCAAGTCTGTTTTATCAATTCGCCCGTTTAATATGGTACTTGAAGCCATCCAGTGTTCTTAACCTCCCGGTCTAACTGCCGGTGTGTTTCCGAACAACCGCCAGTAGTTCTTTGGGTTCGAAAGGTTTGGTAATATATTGGGTTGATCCCGCTATTTTACCACGCATTTTATCAAAGAAACCATCTTTGCTGGTTAGCATAATAACCGGCAGATTCCGATATCGACTCTTGATTATTTTGCAAACTTGGTAACCGTCCATTACCGGTAACATCACATCCAGCAGCACTAGATCAGGCGGTTCATCTGTGATACTGGCGAGAGCTTTCATTGCGCTTTCACAGGTGTTTACCCGGTAGCCTTCTCTCTTGAGTGTAATTTCAACAATTTTGCGAATAGTGGGGCTATCGTCTACCACCAGTACTAGTTTGCTCTTGATCACTCAACTCACTCTTTCAGAAACCTGTCTATTCCATTCTCTCGCCAGACTCGCAAGGTTTCTTTATCCTTCGGGTCGATGCGCACCCCGATGGCATTTACCGGGTACGAATGCCGTTTCTGAATATCTTCCCAATTGCGTTTAATTCTTGGGTCAAGGTCTTTCTTGTTCTTGTCATCATTTGCCATTTCAACCACTCCGTGTTACAGAGTAAAACTTGTTTGATAATTTTATTACATAAAACTGCTATACCCTAAATTTATCAGAAAAACCCACAAAAAAGTTTTACCAGTCGGAATGAAAATAATTCATTACATTTTAACACATAAGACAAGATTGATTACAATTGTAATCTTTACAAGCCCAACAAGCTAAGTACATAATCTTGTTCTAACTCGTCAATTGCACCGACAGCCGCTAAAGCTATATTACCGGGCTGAAATATATCACTAGCCATTGCGGTTATGCTTTCGGTGGAAACTGCCCGAATTTCTGTAACCAATTCGTCTAACTGAATATGTCGTCCGAAATATAATTCCTGTGTGCTTAACTGGCTCATTCGAGAATTGCTCGACTCAGCCCCCAGTAAGATTTCTCCGCGAAGCCGTTCTTTTGCCCGCCATATTTCTTCTTCACTAACCGATTCAGTACACAAGCTTTGCAAAGTTTCAACTATATGGTATAGCACCGGTATGAAGTTCGGCGGTGTAGTGAAACCTTCTACCAGTAACATACCTGCTTCACAATAGGGATGGTAGCTGCTACCGATATCATAAACCAGCGCGCGTTCATCCCGGATTTGCCGGTACAAGCGCGAACTCATTCCTGCTCCTAACAGGCTATTCAATACATAGGCGCTATACCTGTTTTCGGAGGTATAGTGTGGCGCAGGTGCGCCTAAGGCAAAGTAGATATGGGCGGAGTCCCGTTTTTTTACCTCTAAACCAGCTTGAAAATCGACTATATTACCCCTATTTTCGGCGTGGAGTACCCGGCTGGTAGGTAACGCCCATAATGCATCGTTTGTTTGCGCTACAAAGTCTTCATGTTCTAGGTTGCCCGCCGCTGCGACAATTATTCTATCTGCACCATAGTAGTCGAGATAAAAATCTATGATGTTATTACGATTCAGGCAAGCAACTGAATCTCTATTACCGTAAATATTTGACCCAAGCGGGTGATTATTCCAAGCAATATTTTTGAGAAGCTGTTGCGCCAATTTTTCAGGACGCTCATCTCCAGCTTCCAACTCCTGAATAATGACTTCCTGCTCTCGTTTAATGCTTTCATCCTCGAATACCGAGTGGAGTAGCAGGTCACCGAAAATATCAAGCGCAAAAGTTCGGTAATCATCCAAAACCGCTGCAAACAGACAAGTATAATCTCTTGTGGTAAAGGCTCCGAGTTGACCGCCTGCAAGGTCTATCATCCGCGCTAGAGTAGCGGCATCCCTAGTCGAAGTACCTCTGAAAAGCAGGTGTTCGATACAATGGGCAATGCCGTTTTCTTCCGCTTTTTCGTGCCGTGACCCTACTTCCAGCAAAATACCAATGGTAAGGCTGTGAACGTCCGGCATTTTCTCGGTGACAACTCTAACCCCGTTATTTAGGACGCTTTTTTGATACACTAATTTATTTATATGCTTGGCAATTGTCAGGTAGAAAGAACCGAGCGCTTGAAATGTTCTATCAGAACAAACTTTTGTTACTTTACAATAAACGAAATTGAACTAGGCTATTTTAACCAAACCCTAAATAAAGGTCAATACATATCGGTGATTATGCAGGGCTTTTTAGTGTTTAGTTCAAACTTTTCATGAATGATAAAGCAAATGCCTCAAAGCTGGTAGCAATTTCCAAACAAACGCATAAGCCTCGCTCGTCAGCGTCAGCCTAAGAAGCTTTTCCGAAGAAGAAATACGCCGTTACTATGAGGTAGTGTGGCAGTCCAAAAGTTTCTCAGCTATTGTGTTGGTCAAAACGCTGCTTTATACCGGAGTACGGGTAAGTGCATTGGTAAATCTTAAACTAAGGGAGGTAGATTTGGAACGTTGCCAAATACGTATAAATCAGGGTAAGGGTGGGAGTGATCGGGTAGTGCCCTTCCCCACCTCTAACACTGCTCAGGCTAAGCCAACTCCTCCGCTTGCCCAACTTTTAGCTAATAGCGCTGCCTGACTTTGTGAAATATTTATGCAATTCTTAAGTTATTACTCAAAAATATACTCATGAAAATCAATCAGGGGGGTATAGCCCACTTTCATATAGATGCTGTTTGAGATAGGGTTTGAGAGATCGGTAAATAGGCAGGTGAATTGATAACCGGTATCGAGCAAATACTGGCTCAATGCTGCTACACAATTGGAGGCATAGCCTCTACCTCGATATTCAGGTGGCGTATAAACCGGGGCGAGGCAGCAACCATGTCTGGTAGTGCGGGCTTTTACTGCCAACGAAACTACCTTTCCAGCATCTTCCCATAGAAATATGTCTCCATTAACCAAGCGTGCCTTACCTATGTCTCTGGCATCAGAGGCAGCATTGTCAGGTAACGCCTCACGTTGGAAATCGTGGTACCATTGACTTACCAGTTCGGTATCATCCAAACTTGCCGGACGAAAATGACCGGACACAGAGGGCGGTGGAATTACTTGCTTGAGGGTATAAATACGTTCACGCATACCATCACGATATTTTCTACCTGAAACACTTGCCCATATTCTGGCAAATTCCAGCGATAAAGCGGGTTTTGACAATACTCGTGGCACTTGCCAACCATTTTGGTATAAATCTAGCGCCAGCATTTGTAGAGCCGAATCAGGGTTTTCCCGCTCGCTGAAAAGCAGTAGCGGAAAAGGAGGAGTCATAGTTGCTGCCAGTTCCACCTTTTCATTATCGGCAACTGTCGCCAGATATGGCGGGTTCTTGTAGGCAAGATGGTTAGCTTGCAAGCGCAAGGCAACACCCAACATCAGGTTATTTTCTTCTTCCCGACGTTCCAATATAGTCTGCATCATTTCCAGAAATTCTACGGCAGAAGAATAGGTTTTTAGGTTCAAATCATTCATCCGACGCTCCTAGAAGTTACTCAGAAATTAAATTTATCATTATATTTGTCTAAAGGTGATTTCATAGAACCCTTGCCGGGCAAGCTCTTTTCACTTGAACCACCCCCGCGCAAAGCTGCCCTGAAAAATTGCCACAGAATTACGCCTGCCACTACGCACCACACCCCCGCCCAAATAAACGCCGGAATATGGGTGGCAGATTCCAGACCGCGAGCATCGTTAAAACCGCCCCATGGACTAAAACTGGCTGTAAAGACGTTCAGGAGGTCAAATAAAGCGTAAAGGACGCTCAGAAGCGCTAGAGTGTAACAAATAAAAGCCGACACCACATCCGGTGCTTTAAAAGCCACCAGCCATAACAAACCCACTAGCATTATTACTATTAACAACGCCCAAAAATCGCGGAAAATTATAATATCAAAAGGATTGCCGTTGCGAATGGCACGCAACAAACCTGCAACCAACAAAACAACCACGATGCCGATAGCCATAAACAAAAGTGCATCGCGCCTACCCTTCGCATTCTTGGCTACCAGTAGCATAACCCCGCCAAAAATAGTGCTACCGAGATATCCCGCAGAATAAACCAATAGCGAGAAACCGCCGGCGAAGTACACCACTCCACTGCCATTGACATTGACATCAAAGCCTTGCACCGTACCGCCAGTAAGGATAACGGTGATAGCATGGCTCAACTCATGTACAGTGGTGGTCATCATGCGAAATGGGAATAATAGGGGTGTCCACCACAGCGTAACTACTACTATTGTTGCCAACCCCATCCCGATTACAAAGTTTTTGTCCAGCGAATTAACCGTATTGCTCTTAAAAATATTCTTGATTCCGCCGCCAGCCATATAAACACCTCGCCTACTAAGTTTTTTAAGATAAACAACTTAACGCAAAATTTACGAAGAGTGGCTGCACTTAGTTTCGTA contains:
- a CDS encoding response regulator transcription factor; translated protein: MPHKILVVDDSPTERTLMSLPLQQAGYYIVTAVDGDDALDKIVKENPDLVVLDVVMPKKNGYQVCREIRTRLGKEKLPVIMLTTKSEASDKFWGMKQGANEYITKPFKGEELVAIVKRLL
- a CDS encoding DUF4388 domain-containing protein, giving the protein MASSTILNGRIDKTDLPTLLRTAEKEKLSGELGFQRQNEKINLYYLFGQLYHAKWGDINGIDAVRELLNWRNGTYIFTEGIIPAQASINDDIDLILAKAPNRGGRPQTGSLPAIPQSVPISVALPNLETGNYMADLVPFDLKDLGTSDEQASKVSASREFKTPPSGNGINQNNPELFELPPTLTDDNQLAHEPPSNGLYRTRYICLPLGEQMSNSLVATGPQLEGELISLASIGFTGYVLGGPEVDGLPAVGIAMYHGRFIHAFYHARGQTGPIMHDGEKAFRAVIEQKGSGTARFYWFYEISMELMRASIALLTPPTRYSHLEVRIVRFKELLRMLGEENHTGCVRINVSPKAIGSDGKSSLLAGETAYIPLYEGSIMGLWTDNFPRISNDGQLLQRFLNEPQAYLDLHTTVPISEPGLTLETVLRAPTANHTEKFAINVPPAPTMTPPEPTQYTPIPQPPLQPTFEPLAVNVPMHEQVMPLDDDERQLRLITAISRMESTWTQAQKKERVEMHTALLLLAGFVNDVLSLSESANGRRVVLEMINHGLQNEFAPYINFMLSIDIPNGRINLVKLLRGYEVYSREGERASSEFYREAAKALRTVIRSCFQSYVGFVRRETVRFESQEMYEIFLQDVVRRI
- a CDS encoding response regulator transcription factor is translated as MIKSKLVLVVDDSPTIRKIVEITLKREGYRVNTCESAMKALASITDEPPDLVLLDVMLPVMDGYQVCKIIKSRYRNLPVIMLTSKDGFFDKMRGKIAGSTQYITKPFEPKELLAVVRKHTGS
- a CDS encoding pitrilysin family protein, translated to MYQKSVLNNGVRVVTEKMPDVHSLTIGILLEVGSRHEKAEENGIAHCIEHLLFRGTSTRDAATLARMIDLAGGQLGAFTTRDYTCLFAAVLDDYRTFALDIFGDLLLHSVFEDESIKREQEVIIQELEAGDERPEKLAQQLLKNIAWNNHPLGSNIYGNRDSVACLNRNNIIDFYLDYYGADRIIVAAAGNLEHEDFVAQTNDALWALPTSRVLHAENRGNIVDFQAGLEVKKRDSAHIYFALGAPAPHYTSENRYSAYVLNSLLGAGMSSRLYRQIRDERALVYDIGSSYHPYCEAGMLLVEGFTTPPNFIPVLYHIVETLQSLCTESVSEEEIWRAKERLRGEILLGAESSNSRMSQLSTQELYFGRHIQLDELVTEIRAVSTESITAMASDIFQPGNIALAAVGAIDELEQDYVLSLLGL
- a CDS encoding tyrosine-type recombinase/integrase, which translates into the protein MRRYYEVVWQSKSFSAIVLVKTLLYTGVRVSALVNLKLREVDLERCQIRINQGKGGSDRVVPFPTSNTAQAKPTPPLAQLLANSAA
- a CDS encoding GNAT family N-acetyltransferase — encoded protein: MNDLNLKTYSSAVEFLEMMQTILERREEENNLMLGVALRLQANHLAYKNPPYLATVADNEKVELAATMTPPFPLLLFSERENPDSALQMLALDLYQNGWQVPRVLSKPALSLEFARIWASVSGRKYRDGMRERIYTLKQVIPPPSVSGHFRPASLDDTELVSQWYHDFQREALPDNAASDARDIGKARLVNGDIFLWEDAGKVVSLAVKARTTRHGCCLAPVYTPPEYRGRGYASNCVAALSQYLLDTGYQFTCLFTDLSNPISNSIYMKVGYTPLIDFHEYIFE
- a CDS encoding M50 family metallopeptidase, which codes for MAGGGIKNIFKSNTVNSLDKNFVIGMGLATIVVVTLWWTPLLFPFRMMTTTVHELSHAITVILTGGTVQGFDVNVNGSGVVYFAGGFSLLVYSAGYLGSTIFGGVMLLVAKNAKGRRDALLFMAIGIVVVLLVAGLLRAIRNGNPFDIIIFRDFWALLIVIMLVGLLWLVAFKAPDVVSAFICYTLALLSVLYALFDLLNVFTASFSPWGGFNDARGLESATHIPAFIWAGVWCVVAGVILWQFFRAALRGGGSSEKSLPGKGSMKSPLDKYNDKFNF